aattacattttatgtctattgcagataaaatgcctagaagaaaaattataagggaaagcattgttcaaaatgatccaaactcgacagaaacaaatagtatTGAACAACGGACAGCAactggatcttcgaatgttccgattacacctgaggatcctacgaaagttcaaagtaattttacatttaatttacatgcgtgttgacttataattgatttatttttcaaattcttatattataatataccatttgtagctgaaaatggtgggacgcgcagaggtcgaggacgtacgctacttagaaagttatacgagttagatccagtcgaccgtgtcaaggtatgcagaaacagttttggtcagcctgttggatcagaagctcgacttttagtaggatacatgggcattttagcacgaaatgcgaatatgttgcctatcaactacgagtcatggcgtcaaatgcccgatagcaacaaaaaccaagccctcgataatattaaggtaacaaaatgttaatgtcatctgtaatgcttgggaaatagtttcatttatatttactttattaacttgtgttttttgtaagcgaggtttgctttagaggtctcggatgcttatgtaaagaaggcattgggaaaaagatggagagacaataaaagtactttgaagaaaaattattataagacaaaaacaaccctcgatgagaaattacaaaatgtcccgccgggtatgttgaggtaccaatgggaagatgcggttagattttggcattctcagaaaggcgaggtacgacgtacttctaaactattgtaattattttggttatagtatttactatttatgtactaaaaattttataacataggatcgtgaacgagttggaaaaagcagccggcagcaacaaaaattcactcacacagccgggtccagaagttttgcatgtgtagctgaggcggaggtatttttaattttttaatattctcaaatatgtataactttctgttaaataatatttttactactatattgtaggaacggtcgtccggtcaaaaagttggacgccttcaactttttgaaattacacataagaagaaagatgaatctgctatgactcctgaagctggtgaaattatggtacgtttacttaatacgatttgacttgttttagttatttatagtgtttattttctaatggtttaattcattgcttgtaatgcgactattgttatattgcatttgcttttttaatatatattgcgttcctaactatgtgatttatttattaggaaaaactaaaggaaaaaaagacggagtacgaagcgattgcttctagtgatagttctgttcatcttgaagacattgataaccggattattactgaagttttgggtcctgaaaagtatggtcgggttcgatttcaaggatcttttatcagcccaacccaatattttggatccagctcgcaccaatacatggcttcggggagtcaatctcaagctgaagttcagaggttaaaagaccagatggctcagatgcaagcgaccacatttgaggttcaaaggaaatatggagaacttcagcaacaacttaaagcagaggcagcagcgagggaagcagaggctacagcaagagaagcagaggctgcagcgagagaagcagtgAGAGAAGCAGCGatagaagcagaggttcaaaagaaatatgaagaactacagctacgacttcaaaaagatgcggcatcgagagaagcaaAGCAGAGCAAAAAGTATGATGAACTTCAACAGCAgcttcagattatgatgaagatgtttcagcagttgcaacttccgccgtcatagtgtatattgcataaatatttttatcattttaacttttaacgtttttgtaaagaaaagtatgaattcacttttatttatatcaattaatattattttagtcatttaatttgaaatattatataaatttattgtttttgattagtttagatctggttgcttttgatttgttgttgcaggagggctgaaaaaaacagaaaattttatttttaaaaaaaatcccaaaattagtggcgtttttaaaaaagtgccgctaaaagtcatatcaaatagtggcgtttgtgaaataagcgtcgctaaagaacactactattagcggcgtttttgaccaagtgccgctatagaacattacttttagcggcgttttcttcctaagcgccgctaaagaacatgatctttagcggcgtttatttccttagcgccgcaaaagttagcgacgttgtcgttagcggcattttttgtggcgcttcttaaagcgccgcaaattcctttagtggcgttaaaaagcgccgctaaatgcctaaaaaaatgccgctaaaaacctgttctggTGTAGTGATTACTTTGTTGATggaaaataaactaatttttacatatcaaatattgaccaattaaatttcattaaaaatgatgCACTAAACGTATTCTTACTTTGAATTCTCAATTTTATATCCACTTTATTAGTTAATAATTATCAAGACcaataattaattcaaacaattatTATTAAGAAATGTACAactcttaatttcttttaagattaaaatatcttttatgtctgaaaaataatattttttcaaatgtttataaaatatttacaatattgTTCTCAAGAAAGGAGAGTGAAACTTGAAAATAAGGACTGAAGCTATAAATTTACTGATCTAAACCACTAAGATAAACCAACTAAACAAAACCATATCGTACTTGTGTATGCAAAAGATGAATTAGAAAGAGGAAAAGGGTTGATGGTCAGAAGAATTAGAATCATGAGAGGGAGAGTGGTTGTGCCTGCCTTCGTAAGTAGTAATCACCATTCGACAATCCTCCGACAATCTTTCAACCCTCTTCTTCACTCTGCAATTATTCTGCGTACACCGATAATAACTCCTGCCATCTCCAATATATAACACATAATCAACATTACATCTTATTTGCACCACATTTCTCATATCATTACTTGCTTCTAAATTAAACACAATACTTGGAAATCTGCTTTATAAGTAGCTAGCTAAGCTTATTGATCCCCATAGCCCTACTATGTTTGTGTGTGTTGAGGAGGACCGTATACTCTGAGAGAATATTTCGAAATGTTGTCTTTGAGGATGCCAATCTGGTCCCTCAGCAATTTAAGATATTGTCTTCCAGGAAAGGTTTTGTCCCCCTTGCGAAAAGCCGTGTATGGTTTACGGAAAGAGACGCCACAACCATACGTCCACGTTCAGTCAAGGCATCTCTTCGTGAATCATACACAGTTCTTCGCAAAGTAGGACAAACCCTCCCTTGAGAGACAATATTTTCGATTGTTGAAGGACCGAATCGACATCTCCAAAGATGACacttcaaaaattctctcaaagaAATTGATTCCCATTAGACTATTCATCACCATTCCTAGAACTTTGTCCAAATAGAATAATATAGAGAAAACAAtaaattgtaacaaaaaaatatgaaagtttGAGAGgtgagatattttatattaaagttttattatacCTGTAAtgtacattaaaattataaaatctctAAAATACAGCAGTCAAAATActataacaaaaagaaattaggtAAATTGCATTGGTAGTTACTCAattattggtaattttttagttattcaattatgaaaagttataaaatggtcattaaactatttgatTTTGTCTTTTTGATCACCCAGTTAAATGGCTAATCGAAGATGACatatcaacttttaaaattgacataatagcaactttaaccgTCAATATTCACATATagtgtaattttagttttttttatagttttactttcttttgtGATCGTTTCACCTAAAAAGCTAGAAACAAATTTATCACTAAATTTGAtcgaaaatataccaaaaatagaaacactaaaaatccaagataaaattttcatattttctcattcttttaaaagtaaCCATTAATGTcaccaaaaaaagtaaaattgcaaaaaagaTCAAAATACACAATTGGTAAATACCAagggtttaaattttagaatcaagattaaattaacctaatatgtaaatattgagtgctaaagttattattattccAATTAAAAGTTGACAAGCTATCTCTATTAGCAATTTAATAGCAGACaacctaaaaagaaatttactataaaaagaaaatttactaataattgaatcaccattaatataatttaaccaaaattattttatatagataATATAAAGGGAGTTCATAAATGTTTATGAACTCAACCTTTAGTTTTTTAACTAAGGGTATTCACCCCATACCTAATAGCAAAAATTATCTACTAATGAAATGTGCATGTGCAGAAATAATTTACTCGTGTGTGAGAGATGTAAAAGGAAATGTTTACATGCCCATCTTTTTTAGAGTACTATACGTTCCATGAGTCCATTCCACTTGGAACTTAACTTTAACCCAATAAGTGCTTTGACCACTATTCAGGCAAAAACCAGCGACATTAATGCAAGTCAAATGAATTCATGATTCAAATACTGCAAACCTTAGACGAATATATATACCAACTTAAAACTGGGAAACCACCAAACATGGACAAACAGAAACCAAGAAATCCAACTAAAGTTAATATTCGTAGTTTGAAAATAATGCCAGCACTATCCTTCCCCTCTCCTTCCACACAAATGATATTCCAATATTATGCCTGTATACTGTGAACATTCTATTCTAATAgtttcttataaatattttcatgattAATAACATTGGGAATATTATTAATCTAACCTTGGCTTAGAATTGGCTGCTTATATCCCCCCATGCATATACAGTGACAAGGAAAGCGAGCATATATAGCAAAAGTACCTTGGATGAAGGCTGTTTTTGACAACCTTCTGCCCATATTTTCTCCACTTGTAGCCGTCGTCTAGCACATCCACATCGCTCCTCGTTTGGAAACAAAACCTTGGTTCTCTTAGCTTTCTCCTTACCTTATTATTCAAATTACCCTTCTCTGAGGCTGACCTCCTCCACCTGCCAAATCCCCAAACTTTTTTAACCCTTTTTGTAAtggaataaatatatatatgccatGGGATTTGGGTATAAATGCATATCAAGACTTTCCTTCTTCATGCCCActaagaagaaagagaaagttGGAACAATATATATGGATATGCTGTAGCTGGTTTAGCTAGGCAAGAAGATATGGCTTATTACTAATATGTTTTAGGTTTTCCCCTCTTCtgttaccaaaaaaaaaacattccatTAATTAACAAGTGAAGCAATAACCCTTTTAGCCTAGATTTTGGAAAGACCTCAAGAagatatatacttatatagCGTGTTGAATATTGTTTTGGGTGGGGAGTCTCTGTCAGTACGTATGCACTTGAGAGAGAACCTGAActctataaattaaaaagaaaaaaaaaatggagagctAAGATATGAAAAATACCATGAATTATTATTCCTATCGTTGATGTTACTGGAGTAATTCTCGCCCTCTACAGCTTTGGGATCCAAGGTCCTCCCtacctaaaattttaccaacaCCAACATTAGATACAAAGATCAGCAATCTGTAAAAGTTGTCTTGTCTAACTTATAATATACCTGGTTGTTAAGACCAAACGCCACGGTAGTGGTGGAATTGGTGGTGCTACTGTTACCAATCGTGGCGTTATTGAGAGGCTGAgatgtttgatgatgatgatgatgatgagaagACTGCGCCGGAGCCATGAAACTCATCATCTGGTTTTCTTCATACTGTACAAACCCCATTTCGTGGATCGCCTGTGTGGTTGAGAACGAAACTTGTATCTCATAATTTGAGACTCCCCTTTCTCCTTCCATTATTTCAGCCAAAACCCCCCAAAGAAAGGCAAACAACAACCTTCTTCTCCTTCGGTTCCTTAAAAATTGCTTGCAAGTTTTTCGTGATAGTGTAGCAACTAGGTTAGGTCGCTATTATTGCAGTATATAGGCCGTTCTG
The Gossypium raimondii isolate GPD5lz chromosome 8, ASM2569854v1, whole genome shotgun sequence DNA segment above includes these coding regions:
- the LOC105790608 gene encoding probable WRKY transcription factor 12 isoform X2, which produces MEGERGVSNYEIQVSFSTTQAIHEMGFVQYEENQMMSFMAPAQSSHHHHHHQTSQPLNNATIGNSSTTNSTTTVAFGLNNQVGRTLDPKAVEGENYSSNINDRNNNSWWRRSASEKGNLNNKVRRKLREPRFCFQTRSDVDVLDDGYKWRKYGQKVVKNSLHPRWQELLSVYAE
- the LOC105790608 gene encoding probable WRKY transcription factor 12 isoform X1; the encoded protein is MEGERGVSNYEIQVSFSTTQAIHEMGFVQYEENQMMSFMAPAQSSHHHHHHQTSQPLNNATIGNSSTTNSTTTVAFGLNNQVGRTLDPKAVEGENYSSNINDRNNNSWWRRSASEKGNLNNKVRRKLREPRFCFQTRSDVDVLDDGYKWRKYGQKVVKNSLHPRSYYRCTQNNCRVKKRVERLSEDCRMVITTYEGRHNHSPSHDSNSSDHQPFSSF